gaggtgaaaccctaatttacggggtttgcaccctatttaagcatcgtAAAACCTccatgttggcctcatttccagcctccaagtacCAAACCCTAATGCTATTGTGAGTATTTGTGAGCCATTCGAAGTGTTTTAGTGGTTATTTTGGAAGCCACTggaagaaggaaaagcttgaggACACAAGAATGAgttgtagatccagaatcttAGCTTCATTCTCGACATTTTTCTGGTATCAAGTCTGAACCTTCCCTTGTGGTTGTTTAGATCTTCTTTTGGGGCTATTTTGAGTGGTTTTGATACAAGTCCCATGGTCCTTTGGAGTTGGACGTCCCAAATGAGTTTATACTTCAGATCTGAGGTCTAGAAGGATTTCCGTggtataaaggtgccaactttatggccatggaagtcccatgcaatCTCTAGACCATCATTTTGGTCCTTTGAAGCCTTTATGGCCATGCATGTGGATAAAGTTCAAGGCTTTACGTGATTATTTAGTCTatagagtccagatctatgatctCAGGGTCTAGCTCTTATTTTTGATGATGTGTGGATTAATACCTTGACCTTTTTATattagggtttgagcttaatCCTTTTAAAGGGGTATcaaggggtaaagttggaaactttacccttctagaggcTTTTTCAGTAGAGATCCAAAGTTTAGGGTTCATATCTAAAGGACAATGGCTTAATGAGTTAAGAAAGGgtaacagactgaagaactcgacaagttgaaatGAAGTATCACGATTCTGTAATAGGGAATGACTCGATGAGATCAtggaagaactcaacgagttcttggaagaactcgacgagttggaacgtGAAATCACGATTCTATGATGAatagcaactcgccgagttgagtcaacccggagctttgactttaactttgactttgactttgactttgacttgaccatggttgaccctTAAGGGTCATGAATATGGGATGGTACCTAAGGGGATTGTTTTAATTCAGGTAGTGTGTAGAGCTAATTCTGAGTTAGAGACGTTTCAACTATCATTCGACATTAGAGTGAGTTTCCTCCTGTATGAacaggtcaaaggcaccaatgtcggcccgtatatgtatgctagtatgttccgGGCTAAGGTCCGATGTCGAGCCatgcccgatgtaggtttatatgtttccggattcCGATCCGATGTTGGGtggtgcccaaggaatgtttgtatgcttgatgtcgtTGTGATTCTTTGCATgtatctctttgtatgtttcCGGATCTCTTTCCGATGTCGGgcaatgcccgaggaatgttagtatgctttcggatttcggtccgatgtcgggcggagcctgaggaatgtttatatgtttatgttatgtgattatttatgtgtatttgttgttatgtttatatgtatacccgATCCTTGCTCGATGTTGAGCGAGGCCCAATGCCGGATTTTGGTCTAATGTCGGGCAGGGCCCTatgccgggtggggcccgatgtcggACATTGTCCgataccggggggggggggggggggggggggggatgaagcgggcaaggcccatgttatgttattatgtgattatacgattatgtgtatggtatggggtagtttggggagactcactaagcttcgtgcttacagttttcagttttggtttcaagtagtTCCGGTAGCAAAGGAAAGAGCTCGGGATAACTGCAGTGAACACACCATTATGTTTAGCCTGAGATATTTTACTCTTATATATTGACATGTCTCttgatatgatactctgatttaatACTATGACtcatgtttttggatgaaatgattttgataactatggtttatttaataattaaaaacgaaatttttggtcatgatttttgagatgtttcaATTTATGTGAGATGTGTCACATACACAATCTATGTCTTGCATTCTTGAATACAGTTGATACTGCTTGTAAAATTACAACATCTTGATCTGTTACAATCACATTTGGCTCTTTGAGAAATGCTTTTTTGAAAGCATGTAGTAGCCATGAGTAAGATTCAATGCTTTCACTTGAAAGTAACCCAGCTCCAAAAGTTATGCATCGTTTATGATTATTTATAGCAGTAAATGGTACAAAAATCATCTTATATCTGGTAAACAAAGAAATGACAAATTTATCTATTCAAATTTTCCGTAATGAtgcaaattatttttttttttaatgatgcaaattatttatttaacgTTTTAATATTATTAAAGTAGTGATCCAGTTATTTTTCTATATAGAAtttcaaaaatataattattattgttGATAAATTAATATTTCATAAAAGTAATGATTCTAAATATAatgatttaaaaatataatttaatgaGTTACAtactatttatttaaatttgatctaATTTAAGATAATCGTTAaatgatttaataaaaaaaactattaatatttaaaattttcctAAATGATTATCtattaataatgattataaatatgATGATTCAAATTATAATTACATTAAAGATTTAACTGATTTTtgaatcttttatttttaaatttatattctcAAAATCTATTGATACAAAAttgttataattaaaaataatgatcCACTATTCTAatatttgtaaattaaataattctAAAATATAAGTAAATTATCGAGTCACTTATTTGTTTGTTTGGTAAGTTGCATCAAAACCAAGAACATCTCCAAAGATAGAATAGTTTCAAAAATATTTCATTATTATTGTTGATAGATTAATATTTCATAAAATTAATGATTCTAAATACAATGAttcaaaaatataatttaatgacttaaataccatttatttaaatttgatctagtttaagataatcattaaatgattcaataaaaaattattaatattcAAAATTTTACTAAATGATTATCTATTtattaataatgattataaatatgATGATTCAAATTATAATTACATTAAAGATTCAATTGATTTTtgaatcttttatttttaaatttatattctcAAAATCTATTAATACAAAATTGTTATGATTAAAAATAATGATCCACTATTCTAatatttgtaaattaaataattcgAAAATATAAGTAAATTATGGAGTCAATTATTTGTTTGTTCGGTAAGTTGCGTCAAAACCAAGAACATCTCCAAAGACAGAATAGTTTCGTTTTGCTTCTTCATCCGACCAAAACAATCCAGTCAATTCTCCATTACTTCCAACACTATAGTCAAATGAAAAATCATGTAAATAATCCTTTTTCTTCGTCAACTTGTTTATCACAAAATTTGCATCTCTTTCTTCAATAAATTCAATCCAATcccttttgaaattttttgtgtCTGTTCCTGTAGCTCCAGTATTCTTAAAACCACCCATGgactctttcatgtatttatatgcAGCACTTGTTCCCATGTTCACATTTGACatatcatatatgattttcttttGTGAAAATGTGAGTCTTTTTTTAGAACttagaaaattttattttctacatgaacaaacatatgagtatgttcttctttaagctcatataTATGCCATACGTTATTATTGTTGACCTTCATTCTCACATATGTTTCATAGTTTACTCTAATAGAAGGTCTTCTGCGGTTTTTGTTGTTTGAATCTGTTAGAGTATCATATGCAGATTTCTTTTTTAATCCTTGCTTATTACATACTATGTATCTTCTTTATTGTCTTTTTAGATCCTATTCTTGTTTCAAAACCACTTTTCCTAGCATATTCTTTATAAAATGCTAAATCTTCTTCAAATGTAGGAAAAGTTTGTCCCTTATAAGGTCTCATATTTACATCTAGGATCCAATATGTTTTTCCATTAATTATTCTCACAATTAGATCACGTATGCAATATGATGAAGATTCAATATTCCCTCATGAAGATCCAATATTTGATGTGATAGAACCATTGTTAAGAATTCATAAAATATTGTATATTAAatcatattttacaaaaaaaaaaaaaattttaataaaaaaattacctTGATCATTACTTTCTgaatttgttattttattttttccgCCTTCTGCATCATCAACATGCATTGTTGTTGAGCATCAACGCTACCTgttgatctaaaaccaattggtgttTAGAAAGGGCACAACCTTACCCATATAGCGCATTCAGCCCTCCATTCGATTGCGGCACTTCAGGCCATTGTGCAAGGACTTGTTTGATGCCATTTCTGACCCCTAACAATCCCCCCATCAGAAATTGCTCCCCGAGAATATCGAACCCTCGCTACTagctctaataccacttgttGAACATCAGTGCTACCggttgatctaaaaccaattggtgttTAGAAAGGGCGCAACCTTACCAATATAACGCATTCAGCCCTCCAGGATCAAGCATTCAATTGCGGCACTCCAGGCCATCATGCGAGGACTTCGTCGATGCCATTTCTGACCCCCAACAATTGTACATACTATATTTGCAAAATTTTGCTCCATAACTTGTTTTTGACATAACATTAACATGGAACCTGATATTAACATGATTTTTATATATATGATTGTTTATATTTGATTAGCCTTTTGTATTAGTCAATTTCGATATCACTCATCATATTATcaataaaaaaattttaaaaaaatgttttgtgtacATTAATTACAATGATCTAAAgttttttatgaataaaaatttgatttttaaccTAATGATAAAACAGTTATGTATATGAACAAATGTTGTTATAAATCATGTCTTTTCAAtcgtaatatatataaatatcgaTGAATCGAGagttaaatcaaagtttttacaataAATGAGATTGAATCATGTCAATTTCATACATGATTTCGTTAGAATCGTAActagaaaaaaaattgttttgatacAGAGCATTACAAATCGGCAGTAATCTATAATTTTTGAGTTCGGATCTAAGCTAATTTTGTGTTATGTGAATCTAAATTATAGAGTTTCAGTAAAAATCGATGATAATTTCAATTTAACCTGATTTCaaattctaaaacaagtttttttgttttttaaactaGTCAAAGATAAGATTTTGATCTGAATGTAACTTGGTTCCGTATGATTTGTATCGAATATTGAATATTATAGTAGAAAGAATCTTGATTTCGTCGTTGTTCTTCGAAGTAGATTGATGATCGGAGGTTAATGGCGAGCTGGAAGATAATGACGTCGTCGTCGTCAGAAGTTATAAGGCCCAACGCTATGATAGTCCAGCATTAGCAGCCCATATTTTTGGACCTAAATACCTTTAATGAGCTTGATTGGCCACCGTTAGTCCTCACAGTCTCACCAGAACCCGACCTTATTACCTTATTCATAATATAGTCTTTACATACACCTTATGCTTTAATAACATAAAGGGTAATTTACAAATTTGGCCATTGTGTTATATTACAAGTTGCAAGTTCGATCTAAATTTCCGTTTTATTATGTTATATTCTAATACTTATTCATTTGATTGTGATTTTGGTCCCTATATGTAAGATAGTCATTTTGAGGATAGAAGTTTTAATCATTAAgagaaattttattaaaaaaataattattataataaataaataaagaaaatatataaaaataatagtagttaaaataaatttttaattaattaaaagaagtatttaattattaaaataagatTTTAATTAGTTAGTTAAATGATAAATTAGGTTAAAATCttaaaattaatttgaaattaaggaataaaatataaataatttcaTATAATTAAATTTTGGACTTAATCATAAGAAACATTATAAGTTAAGTTGAAGATTTGAAAATGGAGGAATCAAACTTGCCAAATTCATAAATTCAAATATGACATTGACTTGCTAGTATTCATATATGAGTTTTGGAACTTATTAGTTAATTTGGGGTTAGTTTCGGAACAAATAAGATCCTTAATTGCCTCCGCTCTCCTCATTTTCAAATATTTGGAGCTTTTGAAAGCTTAGAGGACAGATTTTGAGTATAGAGCAGGAAATTGGAATCAAAATTGAAGATCAAGAATAGATTCTAAGTCATGATGCCATCCAAGGTATTTCTCCAATGTATAATAAATTAAGTTTTTGGTTGTAAGAATATTGTCTCAAATCTGAATTTTAAGATGAAATATGTGATTAGATCAGGTTGTGTGTGTTGTATTTTAAGcttttttttaatgttaaatctaatctaatcctAAACTACTTCTTAATTTCACTTATATCCACGACAAGATTTGAACCTTCAACCTCAAGGATGTAAGTTAATTTTCTTGGTCTttgatggatttttgaagttttaatgATGAATTTGAAACTTTAGCTTCATGTATATAACCATGGATTAGGCTTACTAAAGTGTTTTAGATATGTCTAATTTATggtaattaaatccatatattgGATTGAATGTGAGTTTTGGCTGTTTTAATGTAGTTTTGTGGTTTGTATTGACAAAACACTTACATATCCACGAAATTTAGAAATTGATCTTGTTATTAAGGACTAAAGTTATAAAGTGATTAGGATTTTATTTCTAGCATCTTTTATGTATATCATGGATGAAACCCCAATCTAGTGATCATTTTCAAGTTTTAAAACATGAAATGGAGGTATGATTAGGATCACTTTGATCCATGATTTGATCAAGTTGATGATGTTATGGGGATGTTATTTCATGCTTAGATAGTGTATTTGACCTATTGCAACCTTTAAAATTCATTAGAGTTGGTTATAAGTGTTAAAATCAGATTAAGCTAAGCATAAATCAATTTGgatgagtttttcatgtttttagtgTAAGTCTGACTTTCCACTCTATCATGTGGAGTTTAGCTCAATTCCATTAGACCGAGTGAGCTCTTATAATGTCTTGGTAAGTTTGTTTTAGTCCATATTTAGTTTAGATTGGGGTACTCCCAGTGCTTCCCTAATGTCATATATGATAGTTTTAGAGGTCTATAAGTGTCTTTAGGTGTATGTGAACCTAAATTAAGTAATTAAAGATAAGTAAGTATAGTATTTTGCATAATTAAACATTTGTAGATGTCCATAAATCATTCTCATACGTTCAGGAGCTTATTGGATGTGAATATATATTGGGTGATTCTCATATATCATTATTATACTTGGTGATTCTCATATATCATTATTATACTTTAAAGCGCCAATTAGATATTGGTCTACATTTGAGGTGAGTATTTACCGAAGAATATGTGTTTGTATATTACTTATGATTGATTTTTAAATTGTTATTTATCTATGATAACTTATTACTatgttatgtgaatattataagagcctctccaagagtaaactcatgaCTTAATATGTTTGTCATATCATTATTCCATTAATTTTGAACTCTAATTAAATGATATCTTCAATGGTAAAAGCTCTTTTAATAGTTTTTTGTATGAATTTAACTTATTAATCACTATCTATCTAAAATATTCTATAAAACCTCCTCATTTAGTTAATCATTTATTAAACACATCACATTTTAATACGAAAtactataaataaatattatcaCTAGAGATTAAGAAATATTATCACTAGAGATAAATAAATATTATCACTAGACTAAATGTATGCCCACACAAAGCAACGACAATAAATAGCTCTTTTGACAAATAATCTTCTTAcgagaaaataattatttgattttattattagttattatgtgataaaaaattatcaattttaaataaaatatttattattagaccttatatttatattacatgtttatacattttatgtaaaataattaataatagtGTCTagtttaagaaatataaattaatttatatatatgaatttagtattttaaatctcattttgctttaaattgaattttttttaacaacATTCTTTAATTTAAGTCTTCAAACATTTGACaagtattaatgatttatttatgcataattgatttgtataaaaaaaacttttaactTATACCTCTTAAATTCAAGATAtgactaatatgttttataatataatataagatAGACTTATGACTTAATATGTTTGTCATATCATTATTCCATTAATTTTGAACTCTAATTAAATAACATCTTCAATGGTAAAAGCTCATTCATTAGTTTTCTTGTATGAATTTAACTTATTAATCACCATCTATTTAAAATGTTCTATAAAACCTTTTCATCTATTTAAAATGTTCTATAAAACCTTTTCATTTAGTTAGTCATTTATTAAACACATCACATTTTAATacaaaatattataaataaaGATTATCACTAgagataaataaatattattactAGATATTAATCTCCattgataatatttatttataatatttcGTATTAAAATATAATTTGTTTAATAAATGACTACCTATTATTTTAATTTGTTAGTATATTTTGTACATCAATTTGTCTACCAATACGTTTAATTTCATACATTATGATCACATCTCTTTATCATAACATAATACTTTTTATAAAGAAATTATACCCAACATTTCACGCATATTATACTAGTCTTTGAAAAACACAAAGTTAAACTTTTTATTACATGTTCCATTTAATTCCCATAGTCCGAACCACTCAAATACTCACCattctcctcaaaatactcaatcaaACCTTTTAAAAATGTGTCACTACTCACAGTCTCAGTGTCACATATAACACAACACTGTCTCCTTGCACGTGTCACAGCAACATTCATCCGTCTACGATCACTCAAAAACCCCACctaaaaacattattaaaaaaaaaacaatgtcaaCATGTTCATTGAATTTAAAAATGACacaagaattaaaaataaataaataaatacctcTTTCTTTGAATTTGACCTGACCATGGAAATAATAATCGCTTCTTTTTCTCTCCCTTGAAAGCCATCGACCGTTGAAATTTCCAATTCTTTTAACTTGTCATCCTTTGTTCTCAACACTCTTAGCAACACAACCTACAAAGTTATTCTCATTCCAACGGAATCAACGATTCCATTCCTTTCCTCAATTCCATTACACCAAAAAGGAATCTTACTTTACCTGTGCTGAGTAAGGGGTAATGATTCCAATATCAGAAGCACGTACGCCACTTTGAATCAACCTTCTTGCATGTGCTATAGCAATCTCAGCTTCACCTTCATTCAATGTGCTTTCTTCTTCATCCTTCTTTTCCTCCATATCACacctaaaaatataattattatttttttatcattCAGAAATTTTATATCAAAATATGCTTTGATTACCCTGCAATGTCTATGAGAAGAAGAGTAGGTTCTGTAGAAGAAGAAGACTTCTCAACACCTTCAAGCTCATGTAGGGTATGTCCAGCAACACTTCCATGAGCTTTAATCTATCattattaattaattcattaCTCATAATTATAATTAATACATAAAATAAGGTTAAAAAAGGGGTCGAAATTAAATTACTTTATTGTTGTAAAGCTCTTTAGAAGACCAAGTCATTATAAGTTCATGCATACGATATTGCACAGTCAGCATAGACATGACATCATCTCCATATAAATCTGCAATGCGTTCAAAAAGAGTTTTTCCTAATCCCTTTTTTTCAGCTTCAATACTTTGAATTGTTGGAGGAAGTTGTAAATGATCCCCTGAAAGTATACACCTTGAAccctaaaaaaaacaaaattaaataatcaaatatgTTGTGAATTTCAAtgattgacaaaaaaaaaaaaaaaaaaaaaggttttgttTTGTTACTTTGAGGAGAGAAATCCAACAAGCAATTTCTAGGGCTTGAGCAGCTTCATCAATAATAACTAAATCAAATGAAATTCCATCTAATTTGCGTGATGATGAACCTGTGAGAGTTGCTAAAACGACAGATGAATTTTTAATTACATCTGTCACAGCAAGTTGTTGCCTTTTGCGTTCTTCTTTTGAAAGAATCCTAAGCTCTTTACGGATTTCTCTCTTTGTGTTTTTATCTTTAGTTTTCAATAATTTACTATTTAATGCCTTCATTTCTTTTCGGATGTCATTGGCTAGAGAACTGTTATCCCCACGTAACACCTAACAATAATTAAAATCATatcaaattaatatttttattaaattaatgatAATTCATATTCCATACCTGTGCATCAAGAGCACTATCTAAAACTTGAGGTAGTAACCTTGCAGGATGACCCACTCTCACTAACTTTACTCTaatcataaaattaaaatttgagtcagaattaaatttttttttttaaaaagtaaatAGAAAATGAGAATTGATTTACTTGTGAGGAACAAGGCGTTCAACAATGTTGTCAACAGCAATATTAGAAGCAGCACAAGCAAGAATCTTTGACCCACGTTTGACTTCTTGTAATATGATTTCCACAACAGTTGTTGTCTTTCCAGTTCCAGGAGGCCCATGAAGCAAAAAAATGTCTTTTGATGATAGCGCCTTTTTAATAGCATCTTTCttggaagaaaaaaaaatgaatttatttAGTCATGGATATATTTCATGAATTATGAATGTGTATGAGATAAACACCTGAGAGTGATCAAGGTTTTTATTGAATGGAGTGAAGGAGACATCTTTTTTCACTACTGATGGAGTTTTCTCTCCAAATAATACAGGAACTAAATCTGAAGCGGGACCCTTTTGGACACCTTTACTTAGTTGGACCAATGTGTCCTTCATTCTGCTATATGTCACCTACATAGACACAAAAATGATTATGAAAAATATGAATGAAGAAAAATTAGAATTGTGAATTGTGAATTGTGAAAGGTGTACCTCATTAGCTACTTTTTCAATGCGTAAAGGACTGTTTAAACCCTCTTCTGGAATATCATCAAAAGCAATGGTGATTGATGAATCCTTTAGTCTATATACAACACCTTGTCCAAGGGCAGGGGAACTTAAATCAGCTTTGTTTGGTTTCATAACAACAACATCATGTGTCCCAAACTGTAAcaagattaaaaaaataataataataaccttTGAAGAAATTTGTGAATAAGATAATAAAAGATATATACAAGAAGAGAGATCTTTTACCTTGTGAGCTGGAAGCACATCTCCCTTGTTTGATTGAAGTTCAATAAGAGTTTTGCCCATCAACCCACTCTACAGTTAAGAACAAGGTATAATCTATATTGTATTTGGTTTGCTTTAGAATGGAGAAAATAGTGAAGctaatgatcagaattttgagagtTTACAAACCTGAACATCAACGCATTTCAAATTAAGAAGGGTAGATCCTTTCTTTGATGCAGAGTCCAAAGTTCTATTAGCACCAGAGCTCATTGATGCAGAAATCTCGGCTTcctatgatgattattatataCACGCAAAGTGCCGATCATTAATCTCTAACGataaaatcaaacattcaaaTGAACCAACCATCTTGTAGTCATCAATTTAGCAAATGTATAACTAGGATAAAACATACGATCCTCCTTGTGATTTAAATTAAGTGTCATGAGTTTGAGCTCAAAAGTTGATACCCTAAGAACCCTATTTAGCCTAAAATGAGTCAATGTCATCAAATTAACCTCTCAAAGTAAGATAAATTTATGATCTTGGAAAATTTTGGACATGAATTCTTAAAAAGAATGAACAAGTAGAAGGCCGATTACCTTTTCCATGTCGATAAGGGGGTTCATTTTCGAGACGAATTGTTCGACAGATATTCTGCTCGAAGAAGACGATGATTTTTTCATGTTCTTTCCGTTGTCCATGGCCGTGGTTTAAGCCGCCGCACTGAAAGAGATTAACGCCGCCGGGGAAGAAAGGGCTGGGTTCCGACTAATCGCAAGGTTTTTATACACGCGTTGCCACAGGTAAAAACACGGTGCTTtcctattattattttttttaattaacatgaTCCATCactcaaataaaaataaaaagttaaataTGAGTACACTAATGGGTACGGTGAACGAATAAAACTGGCTTattgaaaaaaagattttttttttttgtaagtttatcgataatctttctataactagtaatttttttttttttggaacggcagaatatattattaaaaaactaacaagaaattaaaaagaaataatGACAATAACAAAGTGGCAAAGCCGGATTATGAAGCCAAGAGCTCCAATTAATCTTGGTTTTACTACATCTATTAGAAATCCAAAAAAACGATCTATAAACAATATCATTGAAAAGAGTGGATTTTCTAGGCATAACCGTTCCAAAAACTGTCGGATTACGACAATTCCACATGCACCAGAAAGATATCATAACCACAACATCAAATGTCTTTCGTTGACCCTTTCTCAAAGCAACAGAATCTGACCATTTAATAAGGGTGTGAACGTTAAACTGGGTCGGAATCTGAATTCCCCAGCAAATAGCAATGCGCGGCCAAATCTCCATCAACTCAATACATTCTGCAAAAAGGTGATCAACAGATTCCACCGAACGGGAACATATAGGGCATAAAATCGAGTCCACCATGATTCCCCTATGAGATAATCTCTCTCTAGTAGGAATACTGAGTAACTGAATCCTCCATAAAAGAATGTTGATCTTGATGGGAACTCAATTATTCCATCTAGTCTCATCACCTCCAGAATGAAGCATACTCCCATCTAAGAACCAACGAGCAGAGGATACATAAAAAGTATCCGAAACATCAATAGACCAGCCCAATCTATCAGGAATCGATTGCAATTGAAAATCCTGCAAATGAGAAATAAAGGCATCCCACTTCTCCTGCTCAATGCTACCTCTAGGACTACGTCTGAAAGTAACTGGATCTCACCCCAAGGTTAGATGATCTCTAACTGTAGCTTGTCTAGCAGTATCCAAAACAAAAATTCCATGAAAAGTTTTGGTAAGAGGGGCCTCTCCAATCCACAAATCCTGGCAAAAAGATGTATGGTTCCCATCACCAACCC
The genomic region above belongs to Lactuca sativa cultivar Salinas chromosome 4, Lsat_Salinas_v11, whole genome shotgun sequence and contains:
- the LOC111917817 gene encoding uncharacterized protein LOC111917817, translated to MDNGKNMKKSSSSSSRISVEQFVSKMNPLIDMEKEAEISASMSSGANRTLDSASKKGSTLLNLKCVDVQSGLMGKTLIELQSNKGDVLPAHKFGTHDVVVMKPNKADLSSPALGQGVVYRLKDSSITIAFDDIPEEGLNSPLRIEKVANEVTYSRMKDTLVQLSKGVQKGPASDLVPVLFGEKTPSVVKKDVSFTPFNKNLDHSQKDAIKKALSSKDIFLLHGPPGTGKTTTVVEIILQEVKRGSKILACAASNIAVDNIVERLVPHKVKLVRVGHPARLLPQVLDSALDAQVLRGDNSSLANDIRKEMKALNSKLLKTKDKNTKREIRKELRILSKEERKRQQLAVTDVIKNSSVVLATLTGSSSRKLDGISFDLVIIDEAAQALEIACWISLLKGSRCILSGDHLQLPPTIQSIEAEKKGLGKTLFERIADLYGDDVMSMLTVQYRMHELIMTWSSKELYNNKIKAHGSVAGHTLHELEGVEKSSSSTEPTLLLIDIAGCDMEEKKDEEESTLNEGEAEIAIAHARRLIQSGVRASDIGIITPYSAQVVLLRVLRTKDDKLKELEISTVDGFQGREKEAIIISMVRSNSKKEVGFLSDRRRMNVAVTRARRQCCVICDTETVSSDTFLKGLIEYFEENGEYLSGSDYGN